A region of Flavobacterium album DNA encodes the following proteins:
- a CDS encoding YjjG family noncanonical pyrimidine nucleotidase — translation MRIAGKKAVFFDLDHTLWDFEKNSAITFRTIFAKHGLNIDAEKFIELYVPINDRYWKLFRDGLITQEELRYGRLKEGFSQVGFEADDELVHALAADYIRLLPDSNHLFEGAIEILDYLKPKYSLHIITNGFHEVQAGKLKNSNIEHYFETITNSDMAGCKKPHAGIFEYALKAANAEKGHSIMIGDCIEADVQGAIDFGLDAIYFNEFRKEAHPSVKQVHHLLELKDLL, via the coding sequence ATGAGGATAGCCGGGAAAAAAGCTGTTTTTTTTGACCTCGACCATACATTATGGGACTTCGAGAAAAATTCGGCTATCACCTTCAGGACTATATTTGCAAAGCACGGCCTTAATATCGATGCCGAAAAGTTCATCGAACTGTATGTGCCCATAAACGACAGGTACTGGAAGCTGTTCCGTGACGGCCTCATTACGCAGGAGGAATTGCGCTATGGCCGCCTGAAGGAAGGCTTCAGCCAGGTTGGGTTTGAAGCCGATGACGAATTGGTACATGCGCTTGCCGCAGACTATATTAGGCTACTTCCCGACAGCAATCACCTGTTTGAGGGGGCTATCGAAATACTCGACTACCTGAAGCCAAAATACAGCCTTCATATTATAACCAACGGTTTTCACGAAGTGCAGGCCGGAAAGCTGAAGAACTCCAATATCGAGCATTATTTTGAGACGATAACCAATTCGGATATGGCGGGCTGCAAAAAGCCCCATGCCGGGATATTCGAATATGCATTGAAGGCTGCCAATGCCGAAAAGGGCCACAGCATCATGATAGGCGACTGCATTGAAGCCGATGTGCAGGGAGCCATTGACTTTGGGCTCGACGCTATTTATTTTAATGAATTCAGGAAAGAGGCGCACCCTTCTGTAAAGCAGGTGCACCATTTGCTGGAGCTTAAGGACTTACTTTAA
- a CDS encoding ABC transporter permease, which produces MITKIAWKNIWFKPLNTALSIILLTASVAIITLLILLEEQFEKKFSDNIDGIDLVLGAQGSPLQLILSSVYQVDAPTGNIDYTEAKKWMKSRMVKTAIPLAFGDNYRGFRIVGTTHDYLTKYGAKITDGKSFEKNFEVVAGSAVAEKMKLKVGDKFFGSHGDSEEGELHKDHAYIVTGIASPTGKVVDNLILSNIQSVWAMHDHEHAEGEEGHDHEHEGIAEEAHDHDNHDHAVEAAAPEHEDAHDHDAATEAEHDHGHEDAQISEEGKEITAVLIKFRSKMGIVTWPRLIPQNTKMQAASPAIEINRLFTLFGIGLDALQYLAYGIMLISGISIFIALYNTLKERKYEFALLRVNGASRLQLLSLVLIESLLLCVTGFIFGTIVGRIALSLISGSSEDEFKMSFNPFEFVWEKEGYLFLLTIFVGILAAVIPAIKAYGLNISKTLANA; this is translated from the coding sequence ATGATCACAAAAATAGCCTGGAAAAATATTTGGTTCAAGCCGCTTAATACTGCATTGAGCATCATTTTGCTGACAGCCAGTGTTGCCATTATCACATTGCTCATATTGCTGGAAGAGCAGTTCGAAAAGAAATTCAGCGATAATATCGACGGTATCGACCTCGTGCTTGGCGCGCAGGGAAGTCCGTTGCAATTGATACTTTCATCAGTGTACCAGGTGGATGCCCCAACAGGCAACATCGACTACACCGAAGCAAAGAAATGGATGAAGAGCCGAATGGTGAAGACAGCGATACCATTAGCTTTTGGCGATAATTACAGGGGATTCCGCATCGTAGGCACTACCCACGATTACCTTACGAAATATGGCGCTAAAATAACCGATGGAAAATCCTTTGAAAAGAATTTTGAAGTAGTGGCAGGAAGCGCCGTTGCCGAAAAGATGAAGCTAAAAGTAGGGGATAAGTTCTTCGGCTCCCATGGCGACTCCGAAGAAGGAGAACTGCACAAGGACCACGCCTACATTGTAACCGGCATTGCTTCGCCTACAGGCAAAGTGGTCGACAACCTGATACTTTCCAATATCCAAAGCGTATGGGCCATGCACGACCACGAGCATGCAGAAGGTGAGGAAGGTCATGACCACGAACACGAAGGTATTGCCGAAGAAGCACACGATCACGATAACCATGACCATGCGGTAGAAGCGGCAGCACCGGAACATGAAGACGCGCATGATCATGACGCAGCAACAGAAGCTGAACATGACCACGGCCACGAAGACGCGCAGATAAGCGAAGAAGGCAAAGAGATTACGGCAGTACTGATAAAATTCCGCAGCAAGATGGGGATCGTTACCTGGCCCCGCCTCATCCCGCAAAACACCAAAATGCAGGCTGCTTCGCCGGCTATAGAGATTAACAGGCTGTTCACGCTGTTCGGTATCGGACTGGACGCGCTGCAATACCTGGCATACGGCATCATGCTCATCAGTGGCATCAGCATTTTCATTGCATTGTACAATACATTAAAAGAAAGGAAATACGAATTCGCGCTGCTTCGCGTTAATGGTGCAAGCCGCCTGCAATTGCTGTCGCTCGTGCTTATAGAAAGCCTGCTGCTGTGCGTTACCGGATTTATATTTGGAACGATTGTTGGTAGGATAGCATTAAGCCTGATATCCGGCTCGTCTGAAGATGAATTTAAAATGTCCTTCAATCCCTTCGAGTTTGTATGGGAAAAAGAAGGATATTTATTTCTGCTCACTATCTTTGTGGGGATTTTAGCGGCGGTCATACCGGCTATAAAAGCATACGGACTAAATATTTCAAAAACACTTGCAAATGCGTAA
- a CDS encoding ABC transporter ATP-binding protein — protein sequence MISTKNIRFSYGKGTDFNFPDITASGGTSLLITGGSGKGKTTLLHLLGGLLRPQQGEVIIENTNIAELSEKKLDYFRGKNIGLVLQQAYFVASLNVLENVVLASWLASGKQAMQKAKDLLAQLGLTEHLHKLPSQLSIGQQQRVSIARALINEPKLLLADEPTSSLDDENAFKVADMLDLLAKQYGTALVIVTHDQRLKDRFPNQISLS from the coding sequence ATGATCAGCACAAAAAACATACGCTTTTCCTATGGGAAAGGCACCGATTTCAATTTTCCCGATATCACCGCATCAGGTGGTACGAGCCTCCTGATAACAGGTGGATCGGGTAAAGGGAAAACTACGCTTCTGCACCTCCTTGGAGGGCTCCTGCGGCCACAGCAGGGGGAGGTTATTATTGAGAATACCAATATTGCAGAGCTTTCAGAGAAAAAACTCGATTATTTTCGCGGTAAGAATATCGGGCTTGTATTACAGCAGGCTTACTTCGTGGCATCACTAAACGTACTCGAGAATGTAGTGCTTGCTTCTTGGCTCGCCAGCGGAAAACAGGCCATGCAAAAGGCAAAAGACCTTTTGGCACAGCTTGGCCTTACAGAACATTTGCATAAGCTGCCTTCGCAACTGAGTATCGGGCAGCAGCAACGGGTTTCCATCGCACGTGCGCTTATCAATGAGCCAAAACTTTTGCTTGCCGATGAGCCTACCTCAAGCCTTGATGACGAGAATGCTTTCAAAGTTGCCGATATGCTCGATTTGCTGGCAAAGCAATACGGTACCGCACTGGTTATCGTTACCCACGACCAAAGGCTGAAAGACCGTTTCCCTAACCAAATCTCCCTGTCATGA
- a CDS encoding NAD(P)-dependent alcohol dehydrogenase gives MIQAKGYAAQNAETDLAPWDFERRNVGPHDVQIEILYCGVCHTDLHLIKNEWFPGLFPMVPGHEIVGRIVATGAHVKKFSIGDHAGVGVMVDSCQHCENCDNGQEQFCLEGGVLTYNNLDREGQPAYGGYSNTIVVHERYVHLISEKLDLAAVAPLLCAGITTYSPLRKWKVGKGHKLAVVGLGGLGHLGVKFGLAFGADVTVLSTSESKREDAKALGAHHFVVTKNPEETAAVAATFDFILDTVAADHEIAPYLAMLRTNGTYINVGMPVKPLEVSAFTLASGNKTVAGSGAGGMPETQEMLDFCAEHNIVSDIEIIDIKNINNAFERMLKGDVRYRFVIDMGTL, from the coding sequence ATGATACAAGCGAAAGGGTATGCAGCCCAAAATGCAGAAACAGACCTAGCACCGTGGGATTTTGAGCGCCGCAACGTAGGGCCGCACGATGTACAGATAGAAATATTGTATTGCGGTGTATGCCATACAGATCTCCACCTCATCAAAAACGAGTGGTTTCCGGGGTTGTTTCCTATGGTGCCGGGACACGAGATTGTAGGCAGGATCGTTGCTACCGGGGCACATGTAAAGAAATTCAGCATTGGCGACCATGCCGGCGTGGGCGTGATGGTAGATTCCTGCCAGCATTGCGAGAATTGCGATAACGGGCAGGAACAATTTTGCCTTGAGGGCGGCGTGCTTACCTACAACAACCTTGACAGGGAAGGCCAGCCTGCTTATGGCGGTTACAGCAATACTATCGTGGTACACGAGCGGTATGTACACCTTATTTCCGAAAAGCTGGACCTTGCCGCCGTAGCCCCGTTGCTTTGTGCCGGTATTACAACCTACTCGCCTTTGCGGAAGTGGAAAGTAGGCAAAGGGCATAAATTAGCTGTCGTAGGGCTTGGAGGACTGGGACACCTTGGGGTAAAATTCGGATTGGCTTTTGGTGCCGATGTGACTGTACTTAGCACATCAGAATCGAAACGCGAGGATGCCAAAGCGCTGGGAGCGCACCATTTTGTGGTAACTAAAAACCCTGAAGAAACTGCAGCAGTGGCCGCAACGTTCGACTTTATACTGGATACCGTGGCCGCCGACCATGAGATTGCACCTTACCTGGCCATGTTAAGGACGAACGGGACTTATATTAATGTAGGGATGCCGGTCAAACCGCTGGAAGTGTCAGCGTTTACATTGGCATCCGGCAATAAGACAGTAGCAGGATCCGGTGCAGGAGGAATGCCCGAAACACAGGAAATGCTTGATTTTTGTGCTGAACATAATATCGTGTCTGACATTGAGATTATCGATATTAAAAACATCAACAATGCTTTTGAAAGGATGCTGAAAGGCGATGTGCGGTATCGTTTTGTTATTGATATGGGGACTTTGTAG
- a CDS encoding helix-turn-helix domain-containing protein has translation MKPTAQSPIHIDSVSEMHRFLNLPGPEHPLISMISFKDVEPELNEWGRGMIINLYIIAIKKEFTGKVRYGQGYYDFDEGMMSFIAPGQLCYQSGPGENPRGGQMLIFHPDFLRSYPLGKKIKEYEFFSYDVTEALYLSQKEESMIEGIMKNIEQEYHSTMDGFSHDLIMSHIELLLNYSNRFYNRQFMTRKVAHNDLLVKLERVFEEHFSSENKTAALPTVKDIAAKLNVSPGYLSDMLRTYTGQNAQQHIHNKLIEKAKEILTTTPLSVSEIAFQLGFEYPQSFSKLFKSKTNVSPLEFRKLFN, from the coding sequence ATGAAGCCAACTGCACAATCACCCATACATATCGATTCTGTTTCGGAAATGCACCGCTTCCTGAACCTTCCGGGGCCCGAGCATCCGCTGATAAGCATGATCAGCTTTAAAGATGTTGAACCCGAACTAAACGAATGGGGACGCGGAATGATTATAAACCTTTATATCATAGCTATCAAAAAGGAATTTACAGGCAAAGTGCGCTACGGCCAGGGCTATTATGATTTTGACGAAGGCATGATGTCGTTCATCGCGCCGGGGCAGCTGTGCTACCAAAGCGGGCCCGGGGAGAATCCGAGGGGCGGGCAGATGCTTATCTTTCATCCCGATTTTTTAAGGAGTTACCCGTTGGGCAAAAAAATAAAGGAATACGAGTTCTTCTCTTATGATGTTACCGAAGCGCTCTACCTTTCACAAAAGGAAGAATCTATGATCGAAGGCATCATGAAGAATATCGAGCAGGAATACCACTCCACCATGGACGGTTTTAGCCATGATCTCATTATGTCGCACATAGAGCTGCTGCTCAACTATTCTAACCGCTTTTACAACAGGCAGTTCATGACCCGCAAAGTGGCGCACAACGACCTGTTGGTAAAGCTCGAACGCGTTTTTGAAGAGCATTTTTCTTCTGAAAATAAAACGGCTGCCCTGCCTACGGTAAAAGATATTGCCGCAAAGCTCAATGTATCGCCGGGATACCTGAGCGATATGCTCCGCACCTACACCGGGCAGAACGCACAGCAGCACATCCATAACAAGCTGATCGAGAAAGCGAAAGAAATTTTGACCACGACACCATTATCCGTAAGTGAAATAGCTTTCCAATTAGGATTTGAGTACCCGCAATCGTTTAGTAAGCTGTTTAAATCGAAGACGAATGTGTCGCCACTGGAGTTTAGGAAGTTGTTTAATTGA
- the radC gene encoding RadC family protein, with protein MEETQGTFSIKYWAEDDQPREKLMLKGRAALSDAELIAILIGSGSRNESAVQLSKRILSSVDNNLNALGKQSLQQLMNFKGIGEAKAITIAAAMELGRRRREEETVDLKKITSSRAVFEIMQPIIGELPHEEFWILYLNNSNKVIYKSQLSKGGITGTVVDVRIVFKSALEQSAVAIILCHNHPSGVLQASEQDKQITRELKAAGNTLSINVLDHVIVTENGYLSFADMGIL; from the coding sequence ATGGAAGAAACACAAGGCACATTTTCTATAAAATACTGGGCTGAGGACGACCAACCCCGAGAAAAGCTGATGCTGAAAGGCAGGGCTGCACTCAGTGATGCCGAGCTGATAGCGATCCTTATCGGTTCCGGTAGCCGCAACGAGAGTGCCGTACAGCTTAGCAAGCGTATACTCTCAAGTGTAGACAACAACCTGAACGCACTGGGCAAGCAGTCGCTGCAGCAGCTTATGAATTTTAAGGGAATAGGGGAGGCGAAAGCCATAACGATCGCCGCCGCAATGGAGCTCGGCCGGAGAAGGAGGGAAGAAGAAACCGTTGACTTAAAAAAGATAACATCGAGCCGTGCGGTTTTCGAAATCATGCAGCCCATTATAGGCGAATTGCCGCATGAGGAATTTTGGATATTGTACCTCAATAATTCCAATAAGGTCATTTACAAATCGCAGCTGAGCAAGGGCGGTATTACCGGAACGGTGGTAGATGTGCGGATTGTATTCAAGTCGGCTTTAGAGCAAAGTGCGGTCGCTATAATCCTTTGCCATAACCATCCGTCAGGCGTTTTGCAGGCCAGTGAGCAGGACAAACAGATAACCCGCGAGCTCAAAGCCGCCGGGAATACACTAAGCATCAATGTGCTCGACCATGTTATCGTGACCGAAAACGGCTATCTGAGCTTTGCAGATATGGGGATTCTGTGA
- a CDS encoding DUF1287 domain-containing protein: MKHLLLLFLLGFACASPVEKTFAEKLSDAAISLTKDDVRYDGTYFKIPYPNGDVPKGKGVCTDVVIRAYRKLNIDLQKEVHEDMKANFSKYPKSWGLKSPDTNIDHRRVPNLQVFFTRKGTSLPVTDKAADYKPGDIVTWMLSGNLPHIGIVVNRKSEKNSDGYMVVHNIGGGQNLNDCLFDYKVTGHYRYQKK, encoded by the coding sequence ATGAAACACCTCTTACTTTTATTCCTGTTGGGATTTGCCTGTGCTTCCCCTGTTGAAAAGACATTTGCTGAAAAGCTGTCCGATGCAGCAATTTCCCTTACGAAAGATGATGTGCGCTATGACGGCACTTATTTTAAAATCCCTTACCCCAATGGCGACGTGCCCAAAGGCAAAGGTGTGTGTACCGATGTGGTGATACGGGCTTACCGGAAACTCAACATCGACCTCCAAAAAGAAGTGCATGAAGATATGAAGGCCAATTTTTCCAAATACCCGAAAAGCTGGGGATTGAAAAGCCCCGATACCAATATCGACCACAGGCGTGTCCCGAATTTGCAGGTATTCTTCACCCGAAAAGGCACATCACTTCCCGTTACCGATAAAGCTGCCGACTACAAGCCCGGCGATATTGTTACCTGGATGCTGTCGGGCAACCTGCCGCATATTGGGATTGTAGTCAATAGAAAATCCGAAAAAAATAGTGACGGGTATATGGTGGTGCACAACATTGGCGGCGGCCAAAACCTTAACGACTGCCTGTTTGATTATAAAGTAACAGGGCATTACAGGTACCAAAAGAAATAG
- a CDS encoding DUF389 domain-containing protein: MAKFRTIFNLSEGEDDKEKTLETISRNITFKGANLWILACAILVASVGLNVNSTAVIIGAMLISPLMGPIVGAGFALGIYDFALLKKSLINLLIATVVSLSVSTFYFFISPFKDVQSELLARTAPNIYDILIAFFGGVVGVIAVTRVEKGNPIPGVAIATALMPPLCTAGYGIATGQWAYFLGAFYLYSINCVFIGIATFLIIKYLKYPPKKQVNERQQKQVKVTITILIIIMLVPSGYLAWSLYREQQFRKNADLFVENEFTSKGYTVVFKKSDFNAGKKKLELAFLQKRFSDSEIDSLKAHINGYHYLTGTNLIIRQDTTDRFTALKGDILNEIKSSENEINVRDAKIVQLEKNLEQNKFDTKQLLNESRALFPQIVSMSVSRNEMLTGKDSITAFTAVIYAAPKALNKADTEKFADWLNQRLSVKNVVVLRKE; this comes from the coding sequence ATGGCAAAATTCAGGACGATCTTCAACCTTAGCGAAGGCGAAGATGATAAGGAAAAAACCCTCGAGACCATCTCAAGGAACATTACCTTTAAAGGCGCCAACCTATGGATACTGGCATGTGCGATACTGGTGGCGTCGGTTGGACTCAATGTAAATTCGACCGCTGTTATCATTGGCGCAATGCTTATCTCACCGCTTATGGGGCCTATCGTAGGCGCAGGGTTTGCACTGGGCATTTATGATTTTGCACTGCTTAAAAAATCATTGATCAACCTGCTTATAGCTACCGTTGTAAGCCTGAGTGTATCTACCTTTTACTTTTTTATAAGCCCTTTTAAAGATGTACAATCAGAACTACTGGCGCGCACAGCACCGAATATCTATGATATACTGATAGCCTTTTTCGGTGGCGTTGTTGGCGTAATCGCCGTTACGCGTGTAGAGAAAGGCAACCCTATACCGGGTGTTGCTATCGCGACTGCTTTGATGCCCCCGCTGTGTACCGCAGGGTATGGCATAGCCACAGGACAATGGGCCTATTTTCTTGGTGCTTTTTACCTGTACAGCATTAACTGCGTATTTATAGGGATAGCGACATTCCTTATTATTAAATACTTAAAGTACCCACCGAAAAAACAGGTGAACGAAAGGCAGCAAAAACAGGTAAAAGTCACCATTACAATACTGATCATCATAATGCTGGTGCCCAGCGGCTACCTGGCATGGTCGCTGTACCGCGAACAGCAGTTCCGGAAAAATGCCGACCTGTTTGTTGAAAATGAATTTACCTCAAAGGGCTATACTGTGGTATTTAAGAAAAGCGACTTTAATGCCGGAAAGAAGAAGCTGGAACTGGCTTTTTTACAAAAAAGGTTTAGTGACAGCGAGATCGATTCGTTGAAAGCACACATAAACGGCTACCATTACCTGACCGGTACAAACCTAATTATAAGACAGGATACCACCGACCGCTTTACAGCGCTGAAGGGCGATATACTCAATGAAATTAAAAGTTCTGAAAACGAGATTAATGTACGGGATGCGAAGATCGTACAATTAGAGAAGAACCTCGAGCAAAATAAGTTCGATACAAAACAACTGCTAAATGAATCCCGGGCATTGTTCCCACAGATCGTTTCAATGTCGGTTTCCAGGAATGAGATGCTTACCGGCAAAGACAGTATTACAGCATTTACCGCAGTAATCTACGCCGCACCAAAGGCCCTTAACAAAGCCGATACGGAAAAATTTGCGGACTGGCTTAACCAACGGCTTTCTGTAAAAAACGTGGTGGTGTTGCGGAAAGAATAA
- a CDS encoding UDP-N-acetylmuramate--L-alanine ligase, protein MRTHFIAIGGAAMHNLALALHDKGYHVTGSDDAIFEPSRTRLEKKGLLPAELSWFPEKITPDIEAIILGMHAKADNPELLKAQELGLTIYSYPEFLYEQSKNKTRVVIGGSHGKTTISSMILHVMKYHNIEVDYMVGAQLEGFDNMVHLTEDNDFIVLEGDEYLSSPMDRRPKFHLYQPNIALISGIAWDHINVFPTYENYVEQFEIFIEKITNGGILVYNENDPEVKRVAEAATNPIRKLPYHTPEYTVNNGTTYLETPEGPMPIEVFGAHNLNNLAGAKWICQNMGVDEADFYEAIATFKGASKRLEKIAENGKNVAYKDFAHSPSKVAATTKAVKEQYPDRTLIACLELHTYSSLNAEFLKEYEGALDAADVAVVFYSPDAVKIKQLEEVTYEQIAKAFNRQDLIIYTNPAAFKEYLFHLKYDTEGIALLLMSSGNYGGLNFDEVKTLL, encoded by the coding sequence ATGCGAACACACTTCATAGCTATAGGCGGCGCGGCCATGCACAACCTTGCGCTGGCCCTTCACGATAAAGGATATCATGTAACCGGCAGCGACGATGCTATTTTTGAGCCATCGCGAACACGCCTCGAAAAGAAAGGGTTATTGCCTGCCGAACTGAGCTGGTTTCCCGAAAAGATTACACCGGATATAGAAGCCATTATCCTGGGCATGCACGCCAAAGCTGATAATCCTGAACTGCTTAAGGCGCAGGAACTCGGGCTCACCATCTATTCGTATCCTGAATTCCTTTACGAGCAAAGCAAGAACAAGACCCGTGTCGTTATCGGTGGTTCGCATGGCAAGACGACCATTTCCAGCATGATACTGCATGTCATGAAATACCACAATATTGAAGTGGATTATATGGTAGGCGCACAATTGGAAGGTTTCGATAACATGGTACACCTGACGGAGGACAACGATTTTATTGTGCTCGAAGGCGACGAATACCTGTCATCCCCAATGGACCGCAGACCGAAATTTCACCTCTACCAGCCTAACATTGCCCTGATAAGTGGCATCGCGTGGGATCATATCAATGTGTTCCCTACCTACGAAAATTATGTAGAGCAGTTCGAGATATTTATCGAAAAGATAACCAACGGAGGAATACTTGTGTACAACGAGAACGACCCCGAAGTAAAGCGCGTGGCCGAAGCAGCGACCAACCCAATCCGCAAGCTGCCGTACCACACGCCGGAATATACTGTGAACAACGGAACCACCTACCTCGAAACCCCCGAAGGCCCAATGCCGATTGAGGTGTTCGGGGCACACAACCTGAACAATCTGGCCGGAGCCAAATGGATATGCCAGAACATGGGTGTAGATGAAGCCGACTTCTACGAGGCTATAGCGACCTTTAAAGGAGCAAGCAAGCGCCTTGAGAAAATTGCGGAGAATGGAAAGAATGTCGCATACAAAGATTTTGCGCATTCCCCGAGCAAAGTAGCCGCCACCACCAAAGCTGTAAAAGAACAATACCCGGACCGCACGCTTATCGCATGCCTGGAGCTGCACACCTACAGCAGCCTCAACGCCGAATTTTTAAAAGAATATGAAGGGGCGCTCGATGCTGCCGATGTAGCTGTTGTGTTCTACAGCCCGGATGCGGTAAAGATCAAGCAGCTTGAAGAAGTTACTTATGAGCAGATCGCCAAAGCCTTTAACCGACAGGACCTGATCATTTATACCAATCCTGCTGCCTTTAAGGAATACCTCTTCCACCTGAAATACGATACTGAAGGAATAGCGTTATTGCTCATGAGCTCCGGTAATTACGGCGGGCTTAATTTTGATGAGGTGAAAACATTGCTTTAA
- a CDS encoding RNA ligase family protein codes for MNEFSEYEKMPKNFNSLGQDTTAFSELNKLKWAVTEKVHGANFSFVYRDRKLAFAKRKEYLSWSDDFFGFQEVVHQLEDKVLALFEQLSADLPAEKYMLYGELFGGSYPHPEVLPYPNVQAIQTGVYYTPAIGFCAFDIAIVKDGTKAYLDYEDAVGYLERFGIFHARVLFTGKLNEALNFNTRINSAVPAQLGWPALENNLIEGVVIKPLRHNGLIENDERPILKLKNKEFDEEKKFHEAEKWSYIPGVTTNTEQIGFLLEEIRTYLTDNRLNSVISKIGSLDFTNADRLAAIHAEYLRDMLEDFNIDNKGVLDEITPSQKEWLINRLNAEITISIGQRRKFM; via the coding sequence AAACTTCAATAGCCTTGGGCAGGATACAACAGCATTCAGTGAGTTGAACAAGCTAAAGTGGGCCGTGACCGAAAAGGTGCATGGCGCTAATTTCAGCTTTGTATACCGGGACAGGAAGCTGGCCTTTGCCAAAAGGAAAGAGTATCTGTCGTGGAGCGATGATTTTTTCGGTTTCCAGGAAGTCGTACATCAGCTTGAAGATAAAGTGCTGGCGCTTTTTGAACAGTTATCGGCAGACCTACCAGCAGAAAAATATATGCTGTATGGCGAGCTATTCGGGGGAAGCTACCCGCACCCGGAGGTTCTGCCGTATCCCAATGTACAAGCTATACAGACAGGGGTATACTACACCCCCGCAATAGGCTTTTGTGCCTTTGACATAGCCATAGTAAAAGATGGCACAAAAGCTTATCTTGACTATGAAGATGCTGTCGGTTATTTAGAAAGGTTCGGCATCTTTCATGCACGCGTCCTTTTTACCGGCAAATTGAATGAGGCACTGAATTTTAATACACGCATTAATTCCGCAGTGCCGGCACAGTTAGGATGGCCCGCGTTGGAAAATAACCTGATAGAAGGAGTAGTGATAAAACCATTGCGGCATAATGGGCTGATTGAAAATGATGAGCGCCCAATCCTGAAATTAAAGAATAAGGAGTTCGATGAGGAGAAGAAATTCCACGAAGCGGAGAAATGGTCCTATATACCCGGGGTAACAACGAATACGGAGCAGATAGGGTTTCTTTTAGAAGAGATACGCACTTATTTAACTGATAACCGCCTTAACAGTGTGATCTCCAAGATCGGCAGCCTGGACTTTACTAATGCCGACCGGTTAGCTGCCATCCACGCCGAATACCTGCGGGATATGCTGGAGGATTTTAATATCGACAATAAAGGAGTTCTTGATGAGATTACACCTTCGCAAAAAGAGTGGCTTATAAATAGGCTGAATGCAGAAATAACAATTAGTATAGGTCAAAGAAGGAAATTCATGTAA